Sequence from the Actinomyces slackii genome:
GATCTCCTCCACCTCCGGGACCCTGGCAGGTGAGCTCCGCGACGGCGAGCCCTGTCCGGTCTGCGGCGCCACCGAGCACCCCTCCCCCGCCACCATCGCGAGCGATGGGCCCACCACTCGGGCGGATATCGAGGCCGCCGAGGAGGCCTCCAGGTCCGCGGCGGACGCCCTGGACCTCGCCCGCCGCGAGCACGACGCCGCCGAGCACGCCCGAGACCGGGCCGAGCGGGAGGCCGAGGGCGCCTCCCCCGAGGAGGCTGCCGCCGCTCTCGCCCAGGCGCGGGCCGCGCTGAGGCAGGCCCGTGAGCGCGCCGCCTCGCTGAGTAGTCTGCGCGCACTCCTGAGGCAGCATGAGGACCGGGCGCGATCCCTGCGCGAGGAGCAGTCCCGCCTTCAGGCCCGCATGGCGGAGGTGGCCGAGCGGGTCAAGGCCATGCGCGAGGCCCACGACGCCGACCTCGCCGCCTGCCAGGATGCCCGCGGACACTGGCCGTCAATCGCCGCGCGCCGCCAGGACCTGCGCCTGGCAGCAGCCGAGGCCCACAGCGTCGCGGGCGCCGTGTCCAAGGCCCGAGGAGCCTTCGAGGATGCGGAGCAGGCCCTCCACGAGGCGATGTCCGCACTGAGGAGCGAGGGATTCGCATGCCAGAGCGCGGCCCGCGAGGCCGCCCTTGCGGCGGGCGAGCTGGACTCACTGAGGAAGGCGGTGACCGAGGCCGCTGCGCAGCGCACGCGCGTCGCCCAGGAGTTGGCCGCCCCACGAATCGCCGCCCTGTCGGAGGATCACCAGGACCCCCTGCCCGCGGCGCGCGAGGCCCATGATGCCGCCACGACCACGCTCCGCCAGGCGGCCGACGTCGCATCCCGGGCCGAAGAGGCCCATCGCCAGGTGGAGGCAGCGGCGGCCGCGGTCGCCGCTGCGGCGGGGGACTATGAAGCAGTCATCGGAGATGCCGCGACCCTCCTGAACGTGGCCGACCTGGCCAGGGGCAACAATCCGGCGAGCACGCCACTGTCCTCCTGGGTGCTGCTCAGCCGCTTCGAGGAGGTCCTGGTCTTCGCCAATGAGCGCCTGACCCAGATCTCCTCGGGGCGCTACGAGCTCATCCGAGTCGATGACGAGTCCGGGTCCCGCGCCCACCGCAAGGGCCTGGGGCTCGCCGTCGTCGATCACCTCGACGAGCACGGCCGGGGGCGCGCCCGTGACCCCAAGACCCTGTCCGGCGGGGAGACCTTCTACGTCTCACTGTCGCTGGCACTGGCGCTGGCCGACGTGGTGAGCGCCGAGTCCGGCGGGGTCAGTCTCGACACCCTGTTCATCGACGAGGGCTTCGGCACTCTCGATCCCGCCACCCTGAGCGCGGTCATGGCGCAGATCGACCAACTGCGCCAAGGCGGACGGACCGTCGGCCTCGTCTCCCATGTCGCCGAGCTGCGCGAGCAGATCCCGGACCGCATCACTGTGCGCCGCACCGACCAGGGCGGCTCAACCCTGGCCATCACCGGCTCGTGACGGGGCCGCTGGCGGCGCCGGGCGAGGCAGGCCCGTCGAGGCCCATCAGACCCCCAGCTCGTGGGCCAGGGCCTGGCGCTCGACGACGTCGTACCACAGCAGATCCGCCTCGGCGGCCCGCTCGAAGGCCTCCTCGTCCCCGGTACGGGCCGCCCGCACGTCCTCCTCCGCCTGAGGATCGTCAACCAGGATCGCGGCCACCTCCTCCCAGGCCACCGGGGCGCCCACCGCCACAGTCCCCGGCAGGGTCTCCTCGTCAACGGCGAGCTCGCCCACCACCTGGTCGTCCACATCGGCGGCGATCACCAGGCGCCGGTCCGCCAGCCCCTCAGCGCCGGGCTCGGCCAGCAGCATCACGGAGGCGTCGGCGGCGCACAGGGAGGCCGAGACCTCCAGGCCCTCCTCATCCTCCTCAGGCAGCGCCCTGGCCAGGGCCTGGGTGGCGGCGTGGGCGTGGCGGGCGGAGATGGCCTCGGCACGCAGATCGGCGGCCGTGGCGGGCAGATAGATGCGCATGCCCCAAGTGTGCGCCCCACCTGCGCCGAGATCGACATTTTCCGCCGAGGTCGACGTCGTCGGTGTCGATCTCGGCGGGAAATGTCGATCTCGGCGCCAGGGCAAGGCGGCGGTCAGCCCGGTGGCGGCGGGGGCGGAGGAGGCGCGTCGGCGCCATGGCGGGCCCGCCTGCCGTGGCGCCCCGGATCCGCCGTGGCCCGCCGTCCCCTGCGCTGGACGGGCTGCCCCTGCTGGGAGCCCCTGGCGCGCCGGTCCCGCGCCGCGTCCCGCCTCTGGCGACGACGGCGCTTGCGGCGGGTCAGCTCCACCGCCGCGGCACTCGGATCGATCCGGTCGACGAGCTCGGCCAGCGCCCGGCCCAGGGCACTGGTGGGCGCCGCCCCCAGGACGCTCGCCCCCTCCAGCAGGCAGCGGTCGGCAGCCGACCAGTCCTCGGGAAGCAGGGTGATGTCGCTGATCCCGCCGAACCGTCCCATGGCCTCGCGAACAGCCTCCTGGGGCGAGGGCCCGGCCGCTGAGGCCCGCACTCGGTTGACCACCACCTCCATGCGCCCAGGCGGGACGGCCTCGGCATGCAGATCGCCCACGAGTTGGAGGAGCCGGCGCACACCGATGGGATCGGCCCCACCGACGACGACCACGACATCGGCATGCGCCAGCAGCTCGGCCGCCACCGCCCCGCGCCCGGGCTCCAGGGTGAAGTCGTCGACATCGTCGTCGATCAGGCCCCCGGCCACGTCCACCACCGTCCAGGCGGTCATCCGCCGGCACTGGAGCCAGAGCTCCTTCATGGAGGCCGGCGGCAGCTCGCGCCAGCGCCCCGCCCGCCCCAGCCCGGCCAGGAGGTGGACATCCTGGGCCACCGGGATGAGCAGCTTGGCCAGGCCCTCGCGATCCAGGCGCCCGTGGGTGGCCAGGCGCGCGGCACCGGCCAGGGCCGAGGAGTCGTCGGGCAGGCCGAGGAGCTGGACCAGGCAGGGGGCCTCGATATCGGCATCCACGAGGATGGCGCCGCCCACGCGCGCCAGGCCGTGAGCCAGTGAGGCGGCGATGGTCGAGCGCCCCGGCGCCCCGTGAGTTCCCCACACCACGACCAGTCGTCCCTCAGGCTCCCCCGGTGCCTGAGGGGCGGGCCATGGCCCGGCAGACCGATCCTCGAGATGAGCCGGGCCCATCGCCGGGGCAGCCGGAGCGGCCGGGTCATCCGGGCCGACCGGACTGGCCCCGGAGCCCGGCAGGCCCGGCTCGGCGGCGGGCATCTGCCACAGCTCCTCCAGCCACGCGGTCTGCTCGGCCGTGCTGGCCCCAGCGGGCTCAGGCGTCCCGCCGCCAGGTGCCCCCGGCCCCGCCGGACCGCGCTCGGGACCGGGCGCCGGCGCCTGCCACGGCTCGGCGGGCCCACCGGCGATGGGCCCGGCCCGGCCGGGATCACCGAACCCGGGAGCCGGAGGAGCCTCGGGGGCATGAGACCGGGGCCCGGTGGCCTGAGGGGGCTGGCGGATGAGCGCCTGGAGCACCGCGCGGATCCGCGCCGGGTCAGCATCCCGACGCTCCACCGGCCATCCGGTGGAGCGCCATCGCTCCTGGTCATGGCTGTCCACCAGGAGCAGGCCGCGCAGGCCGGCCCTGTCCAGGCGCTCCAGAACGGTGCGGTCGATCTCCTCAAAGCCCGTGTCCATGACGACGATCGAGGCCAGTCCGGCCATGCCCGCTGAGAGGAGCTCGGGAAGATCGGCGCATCTGCGCACGACGCTCATCCCGCTTCCCGGCTGGTTGAGGGCCCGCAGGATCTGGGCGTCCTCACCGCTGAGCGCCAGCAGGATGCCGACCCCGGTCATCAGGGGGCCTCCTGCCCCGTGGGCACCAGCACCAGGGCGCCATCCTTGGCCACCGCGCCGAGCACCTCATCGAGGGAGTCCTGCGGGACGCGCACCTCCACTCCGGTGCTGGGGCCTCCCAGCAGCCCGGTGCTGGCCTCACCGACCTTGGCGATGACCAGTCCCTGAGCCACCATGACCGCGCCGGACTGCGCCTCATCGCCCCTGACGCCCTCATCCGGCAGGAGCCACAGGTCCACATAGTCCCCGGTCCCCGTGGTCGAGGGCAGGGTGGCGGCGACGTCGAGCACCACGGCGCGCAGGCCCAGGTCCTGCGCCGAGCCGATGGCCGAGCGGGGCAGCAGCTCGCCAGCGGTCATCGACCGCGTGGCCACGGCCCCCTGCGGCAGGGAGCCCGCCTCAACGTAGGCCCCTGTGCCGGGGTGGGAGGCGACCAGGGTGAGCACCCCGTCAGCGGTCAGATCGGTGCCGGGCGCCACATCCTGGCTCAGGACGTAGACGTCGGTGGTGTCAGCTGCGGCGGCGACCGCCCAGCCGCCCAGGGCCACCGCGGCCCCCACCAGTGCGATGCCGCCGGAGAGCCGGGGGTCCTTCCAGGCCGGCCTGCGCCAGCGGGCAGAGGCCGGTGCTGGGGACTGGGAGCGCCTGGGTGCGGCGCGACGCGATGTGCTCATGGGGATCCTCCTCGATCTCCACAGGTCAGGGACCATAGGGCATGGTCCGTACGACTTGGAGAGACAAGATTATCCACAGACTCGTTTAGGTATGGCGGTTTTGGCGAAGCGGTGGGATGATCGTGTCATGACCGCACGATTCCTCACCATCGCCGACGTCTCCGAGCAGCTCCAGCTCTCCGCGCAGGCCGTGCGCGCTCTCATCCGCTCCGGGGACCTGCCAGCCATCCAGGTCGGCGCTCGCAAGCTCTGGCGCATCGAGGACCAGGCGCTGGAGGAGTACATCCAGCGCCAGCTCGCCTCGACCCGCGCCATGGTGGCTGCGGGCAGCCTCCCCGAGGAGGACTGACTCCCCAGCCCGGCGTCATCGAGACCTGATCGCCTCGATGGCCTCGAGCATGACGGTCGCGGCCATCGCGCCGCGACCTCGGGAGTTGCGCGCCCGGCCGCCGTACAGGCCCTGCGCGTCCTCCTGAGCGCCGACGACGACGTCCAGATGGTCCGAGCCGACCCTCACGATCCTCCCGACCACCTCCCCGGCCGCCAGAATGAGCCTGACCCGCACTCCTCGTCGGGCCAGCTCGCGCAGCAGGGCCCCCATCCCGGGTCGGTGGCCCCGATCGGCGGGAGCCGGGCCGGGCAGCGCCGCGAGGGTGGCGATCGCTCCCACTGGCACGATGGCCCGCAGCCCGTCACCCTCATCAATCAGCGCATAGGCGGGCTCGGCTCGCAGCAGCACTCCCTCGACCGGCACTCCCGCACGGGTGCGCAGGTGGAGGCGCGAGCCCACGGCCGCCCGCAGGCGGTCCCCCACGGCCACGGAGGCGCTCTCCGCCTCGGCGAGCTCGGCGCTGTGGGCCACGAGCTCAGCGCGGCGCTCAGCCTCGAAACGGCTCTCAACGTCAGCCAGAAGCGCTTCCCAGTCCATGGCGCAAGCCCAGCACACTCATCGCCACCGGTCCACCCGCATCCGCGCCGGGGTCCCTGCCCGGCGCACCAGGACGACTACTCGAACCACTTTCCGCACCTGTTGACAGCCTCGCGCCTTCTGTAGTACATCTATAGACACCAAACAACATCAACGACGATGGAGATTGGCATGGGATCATCGACAGCATCTAGCCCTTCGTCACGGGGGCGGGCCCTGGCCTGCCTCCTGGGAATCGCCCTGGCCTCGGGCGCGCTCAGTGCCGTGCTCGGCCTGGCCGCTCAGGCAGCGGCCCGGGACCTGGCGGCCACGCCCACCGCCTGGTGGGGCATGGGACAGCTCTCCAGCGCCGTGGTCGCCCTGCTCAGTGGCGCCGGCGCCCTGGCGGCGCTGTGGCATCTGATCTCCGCGCTTGTGGCCCTCAGCGCCCTGCCCCGCCGAGACCGCCACGGGGCCACCGGCCGTCTCCTGGAGCAGTGGGGCGCACCGCTGGTGCGCCGCATCGTGGCCGGGGCCCTTGTCATCGGCCTGTCCTCCTCCCCGGCCCTGGCCGCTCAGCAGCGGGCCGACGACGATCTGGGATGGCAGCCCACATCCTCGGCCCAGTCCGAGCCTCCCGTCGCTCAGTCACCGGAGCAGCCTCCGGAGCAGCCGCCCGCCGGCCAATCCGATCCCGCTCGCACCGGGGCAGAGTCGGGCGGGCCGGGCGAGCCGCGGCGCTCGCACTCCCAGCCCTCCCACACCGTTGGCCCCGGGGAGTCGCTGTGGTCGATCACGGCCGAGCACCTGGCCCCCGGCGTAGGCGATGCCGAGATCGCCCAGGCGTGGCCCGAGCTCTACCGGGCCAATTCCCAGACCATCGGGGACAACCCCGGCCTCATCGAGCCGGGAACCGCACTGCGGCTCCCCGACGGGTTCGCCGAGGACCCCACCGCCGATCCGGGCAGCCAGGCCCACCACTGACCATCACCGAGACACCCGACTTCAGGAGCAGACATGACCACGCTCGCCGACCCCGCAGCCTCACGACCGCGCACTGCGCGCAGGCCGTCCGCGACCACGCATCCCAGTCCCTCCCGCCCCTCCCCCGCCGGGCCTGCGGGACGGGGCCGGCGGGCGGGCGGGCGCCCCGTGGATCGGCGCACCGCCACCGCGGCATCGCGCCCGGCCGGCCAGGACGACGATCGTCTCCATTTCACGCCCGGACTGGCAGCGCCTGGGGCCCCGCCCCGCCGCACCGCCGCCGATACGGCCCATGGCGCGACGCGGCGGGCGCCCGCCCGGGCGTCGTCGGGCTCCCCCCAGGCCACGACGGCCCCGGCCCCGCGGGAAGGCTCCGATCCGGCGCGCAGCGCCGGCACGATCGTCCTGGCGGCGGCCGAGGTGCTGATCGGCCTTCGCCCGGTGGACCATCTCACGCGCTGGACCACGCCCGCGCTGTTCGAGGCACTGTCCAGGCGAGCCGGCCTCGCCGCCCGGATCCTGGGGCCCGGCCCCCGAGGCTCTCGCCCCAGGATGCGCAAGGTGCGAGCCGAGCCGACCCTCTCGGGCGCCTATGAGGCGACCGTCCTCATGGAGGCGGGCGGGCGCATTCGCGCGGCCGCGGCGCGCCTGGAGCAGGTGCGCGGGCGCTGGGTCCTGGCCAGTCTCGATATCGCCTGAGCGGCCCGCCCGCCGACGGCCTGCGCACCGCCGGCGGGCTCCGGCCACCAGGAC
This genomic interval carries:
- a CDS encoding Rv3235 family protein; the encoded protein is MTTLADPAASRPRTARRPSATTHPSPSRPSPAGPAGRGRRAGGRPVDRRTATAASRPAGQDDDRLHFTPGLAAPGAPPRRTAADTAHGATRRAPARASSGSPQATTAPAPREGSDPARSAGTIVLAAAEVLIGLRPVDHLTRWTTPALFEALSRRAGLAARILGPGPRGSRPRMRKVRAEPTLSGAYEATVLMEAGGRIRAAAARLEQVRGRWVLASLDIA
- a CDS encoding DUF6912 family protein; the encoded protein is MRIYLPATAADLRAEAISARHAHAATQALARALPEEDEEGLEVSASLCAADASVMLLAEPGAEGLADRRLVIAADVDDQVVGELAVDEETLPGTVAVGAPVAWEEVAAILVDDPQAEEDVRAARTGDEEAFERAAEADLLWYDVVERQALAHELGV
- a CDS encoding LysM peptidoglycan-binding domain-containing protein; translated protein: MGSSTASSPSSRGRALACLLGIALASGALSAVLGLAAQAAARDLAATPTAWWGMGQLSSAVVALLSGAGALAALWHLISALVALSALPRRDRHGATGRLLEQWGAPLVRRIVAGALVIGLSSSPALAAQQRADDDLGWQPTSSAQSEPPVAQSPEQPPEQPPAGQSDPARTGAESGGPGEPRRSHSQPSHTVGPGESLWSITAEHLAPGVGDAEIAQAWPELYRANSQTIGDNPGLIEPGTALRLPDGFAEDPTADPGSQAHH
- a CDS encoding helix-turn-helix domain-containing protein; this encodes MTARFLTIADVSEQLQLSAQAVRALIRSGDLPAIQVGARKLWRIEDQALEEYIQRQLASTRAMVAAGSLPEED